From Oryzias melastigma strain HK-1 linkage group LG17, ASM292280v2, whole genome shotgun sequence:
ATGCAGGTGGCCCacttgaaattttaaaattatagaCCTCTCGCTGAGCCTGTAgattgaaaatgttgaagcaattttttttccacagtcaTCCTGCTGGTGACAAGTCTCAGCAAATACTTAAACTGCACACATGACTAAGTGAAGATAAGCAGAGGAAATGCTGACACATACAgatttataattttttcaatACCCTTCGAATTCTGCGCACTGCGCAAGGGGCTCGTTAGTGCTGTTTGAGAGATAAGTGCTGGCTCATTGCGCATCTATTTGCGTGCAGCCTGATTGTTTAAAATGAGTAATTTAGACAATCGTAGCATAGTTTGTGTGGATATCCTACAGGCGTCCTATGGGAACTTAGGAATCCCATGCGCACTCTGTCCATGCAGCATTTCTGTGTGGTCACTATGGAGCCAGTACGCACACACTAGAGTGGGATGTACCTTGCACCCTCACAGCATACACAAGTAcatcataagtgtgtgtaacttacattatccttacaaatacttcacaattcACTAGATGCTCAAAAATGGtacattcctttttttcttaaggtGGCCACACAagtctcaagggaactgcaagataCCCATGCTTACTTAACATGCAACCACTCCTGTCTAGGCCCCTCCACGGGCCCCGACaacacaaaaacccacagcacctaTACAGCTCAACCCTACATACTGATGCCTGTGACTAAAGCCTTACACAGAGCCAGCAGAGGACAAGCCCTCAGCACTGCCCCTTAGATTTGACTATcttctcattttcaaaaaacGTACATCTAGAACTCAGCTGGACATTCATATTAGTGTGAAAAAAGTCCTCAGATAGCAACATACTTTCTCTTTGTGCTGCACAAATGTTCATTAACTTCATTCACATACTTGCCAGTTAGAGATAGGTCATATTTGGGATCAGACATGGATTATGTCAAAGTTATAGTTAAATTATCTTGCACATAAGTGGCTTATTTGTGGCAGCATCAGAAAAAGCATGGGAGTACTCAACCCCTTCTGCCTGTGAGCAGGATAGctaagaaatacttttttttctggatttaacATATATGCAGAAATAATCGGAGTATCTTCAATTTTGATTGAACTGGTGAGAAAGATATTGTCAGAGTACTGATCCCTGTTTTAATCGTCTTGATGTTTCTTCTCCTAGGATGCCGTTAACCTACCGATCCACGATGACTCTCAACGAGCCCCCGCCAGACTCAGCCCCCAGCCCCAGCACCTCCCACTCCCTCAGATCCTTCCCCCACTCTCTGAAGGTCCCCCTGACCAACAGTTGGGGACGATGCAGCCCACAGCTAGGAGGAAACCTCAACCTCAGTAGGAGAGTCCAGGACGAGAGGGGATACGAAGGCATAGTCGTTGAACGTTCTCGTTCTCCACTACCGCCTCTGCTCTCCTCCCACTCGTCGTCCGACCTCCTCCGACTCTGCAACGGGAAACCGCTCCGCACCGCCCGATCCAGCAGCTCCTCGGCTCCTCCCCTTCCTCCAAAACCCAACCCTGCTTCTCTCCCTCCCCCTGCGCTCTCCTTGTCTCTGCCCCCGCCCCGGTCAGCGTTGTCCCAAGCCCCATGTGACAACAGCACCCCTCAGTCACTGCCCTGCCATCTCAGAGACCCTCCCGATGCCTCCGCCGATGCAAGCATGGAACTTGAACAAGGACCTAACGTGGCCCACCGCTCCTCTCTGCACAGATCGAAGTCCGACCTATCGGACCGCTATGCCCGAGCTGGGGCCGACGTGGAACGCTTTTTTAACTACTGCGGCCTCgatccagaggagctggaggtggTCGGTCTGGAGAACTTTGCACGAGCCAACTCGGACATCGTCAGCCTGAACTTTCGATCAGCTTCCATGATCTCATCGGACTGTGACCAGTCGCGGCGGTCCTCCAATGACGGCGTATCAGAGGCCGACGAGGCTGAGGACGA
This genomic window contains:
- the fam110b gene encoding protein FAM110B, translated to MPTETLAPNLPDSKATGPATPFSSTVPLRILNKGPDYFRRQVDPNPKRLSAVERLEADKAKYVKSQEVINAKQEPIKPPILAKPTGHAFLLKRSSGTVGGGNGGGTPFKASNNNAKSDSCATSSGSSKRENLNLEILKNLLNSSSASGAGSEGLASGSKSAVLMRSSGGIARSWTPSGMPLTYRSTMTLNEPPPDSAPSPSTSHSLRSFPHSLKVPLTNSWGRCSPQLGGNLNLSRRVQDERGYEGIVVERSRSPLPPLLSSHSSSDLLRLCNGKPLRTARSSSSSAPPLPPKPNPASLPPPALSLSLPPPRSALSQAPCDNSTPQSLPCHLRDPPDASADASMELEQGPNVAHRSSLHRSKSDLSDRYARAGADVERFFNYCGLDPEELEVVGLENFARANSDIVSLNFRSASMISSDCDQSRRSSNDGVSEADEAEDEEEEAGERVPYGISAVERNARVIKWLYSIKQARETQKVSHV